GCAGGATTGCCCCGCAGGAGAGCATCAGCAGCTGGAGACCCAACAACTTCATGATGCTGAGCCTGGACATGTGAAGGTGAGCCTGGCAGAAGAGCCAGCACTTGGGCCAGGCTCTGCAGGGGCTCAAGAAGGGTTTCAGGGTGGGGAGTTGGGAGACCACGTGACTGTCTCTCAGTGCCCCGTCTGGTTCTTCCTCCTCTCCGTCTTCAGCCACCACTCCTGGGCTGGGCACTGATGTCTCATGAAGCTCTTGCCTTCTCTTATACATTATGTACTCCTCTCATTGTAGAAATGGATTCTTtgtactttattaatttttattctagcaattttaaaaacacagaaaagtatGAAGAAGAGTAATGAGGTATTATCAGTTGGTTATCCATTACCTAGATATAGATAGATACTAGGGCTTTTTGTCTTTCATAAAAGAGAACTGTAAActcccaaattttaaaaattgtaatccTATGATAaactttaatggaaaagaatattttttaaatgtatgtatgtataactgaatcactttgctttacagtgatttacagcattgtaaatcaaccatgaagtgaagtgaagtgaagtgaagtgaaagttgctcagtcatgtccgactctttgagatatagtccatggaattctccaggccagaatactggagtgagtagcctttcccttctccaggggatcttcccaacccagggatcgaacccaggtcttccacattgcaggtggattctttaccagctgagccacaagagattttaaataaaagttagtTCATTAATCCCCCAAACACTTGCACCTGTTTATAAGTATTTTACTGACAAAAATCAGGCCCTAGTTTCATGGTGAGAGAGTCTGATGAAAAATAAGGAATTTCAGAAATAATGATTGAAAtagggatctccctggtggtccagtggctgagactccatgctcccaatgcggggggacccatgttcaatccctggtcagggaactacatttcacatgctgaaactaaagatcttgcatgctgcaactaagaccaggtgcagccaaataaatatatttttaaaatatagtagtgATTGAAATAatgattaatatttcaaaaataagacaACCACAGTGCTATTTTTACTATTAAGGCCTTGCAGTTATTCCTCCTCAAATTTTAAGGCATAGCCTATTCCATTCTCCTCTAGTTTTGCTATGCTTTGAATTTTCTTACTCTGGCTTAACTTTTTAATCTGCCTGAATTTTATACTTGGTTGAGGGGGATATCTGATATCTTGCTCAGTCCTCGTGGATCATGAGGCGACCTTAAAAATGGAAGCATCACGACAAGGACAGTGGACCAAAAGGAGCCTGGATCTTCTAAAGTTTTGTGGTAGAGGATCTTGTTTTGGATACCTAAATCCTGAATCTTGTGCCTGAAAAACAATtaacatctcttttttttcttttcttaacatttccctccctcttctcaaACCCCTGTCCACCACCATTCTCCTTTCTCGATAAAGTTGTCTAAACTGTATACctcatataaatttaaatatacagtatttgtgttgtATAACTGGCTTATTTCTTAACATCTCTTATTTAAGCCACCATTTTCTTCTCAGTCACTGTTAACCTGTAGTTGAAAATCCAAAATGAGACCCGAGCCAAACTATATATTAAGATAAGGGTAGAATGAAGGCATGAAAGgtctcatattttttaatttactttatttaattAGTTCTCAAACAATCTCTCTGAGGAAGCCCCTGTCGGGTATATATATTACCAAAATGAGGTTGTTAAGAAAGAGAAGTGGGTTCTAGGAAACAGGATCTCTAAACCAGGAGAAAGTGAAATACTACTATGATGGTGAAGGGAAATCCCCAGGGGCGCTCCACAGTGGGGACCCTAGCTCCTGAAGGATGTTTCCCCAAGCCCCTGGCCCAttgccccttttcttttttttttccccctttatttatttttttttcagtgggttttgtcatacattgatatgaatcagccatagatttacacgtattccccatcccgatcccccctcccacctccctctccacccgattcctctgggtcttcccagtgcaccaggcccgagcacctgtctcatgcatcccacctgggctggtgatctgtttcaccatagataatatacatgctgttctttcgaaacatcccaccctcaccttctcccacagagttcaaaagtctgttctgtacttctgtgtctctttttctgttttgcatatagggttatcgttatcacctttctaaattccatatatatgtgttagtatgctgtaatgttctttatctttctggcttacttcactctgtataatgggctccagcttcatccatctcattagaactggttcaaatgaattctttttaacggctgagtaatattccatggtgtatatgtaccacagcttccttatccattcatctgctgatgggcatctaggttgcttccatgtcctagctattataaacagtgctgtgatgaacattggggtgcaagtgtctctttcagatctggtttcctcagtgtgtatgcccagaagtgggattgctgggtcatatggcagttctatttccagttttttaagaaatctccacactgttttccatagaggctgtactagtttgcattcccaccaacagtgtaagagggttcccttttctccacaccctctccagcatttattgcttgtagacttttggatagcagccattctgactggcgtgtaatggtacctcgttgtggttttgttCTGAGTTTTAAGGCACTAGCcagtgtgctaagtcgcctcagtcatgtccgactctttgcaaccctacagactacaacctgccaggcttctctgtccatgggattctccaggaaagattgctacagttggttgccatttccttctccggggatcttcctgactgaaggattgaactcaggtctcttgaattgcaggtggatcctttaccgtctaagcctccagggaagtccaacaacaGAGGTGATCAAGGGTGCTTGCTCCTGGGACCAGAGTGATATGGAGGCCAGGGTCTTAGGTCTTACTTCAAGAGTCTGGCTTTTCATAAATAGGCAGGTGAGAGTCTGTCATGTGTTCACTAAATCCATTTTCCTATTCTTATTGGGCATAGAGCTAGACTAtgattctttgtcttttttgccAATAGGTGGGACCAcattatggcaaatagaatgTTGGAGAGAAATAATAAGCTTCACTTCTAGGCCTGGCCCTTAAAAGCCTTCCATGTGAGCCTCCATCCTAGCTTTCTTCTCCCACCTGCTGGCTGGATGCAGAAGCAGCCCTAGGAGATGATGGAGCTATAGATGGGAGGAGCCAGGGTCCTTGAATCTTGACATGGGTCATTCATTGATCACCCTGGTGTATTATGAATAAGGATAAACTTTACTGTGCTGACCAcataagttttttaaattattttttaaacttatttgtttgtttatttctgactgagctggatcttcgttgctgcaaacaggggctactctctagttgcactgtgcgggcttctcattgtggtggttccccttgttgcagagcacacgCTCTAAGgcctgcgggcttcagtagttgcagcatgcaaggtcTAGAGCACGTGTCCCCACAAGATTTTTATAAACTCTGTATTTTTGCTACAACCATGAGCATGCCGGACTAACACATGGGTCTAATTGAAAGGCAGAGTTGAGTGCCTGTGCCCATGATGGGATGGGAACACCTTTGGGGGCTGTTGAGGGttataaggaaagaaatgaagtcaCAGGGATAAAGTACCAACAAACACAGAACACTCAAGTTGGTGGATCAGTTTATTTGGCAAAGACATGAGCCTTCTCAAGATTGAAAGGTCAAGGAAGAACAGAGATCCTCAGATGGAGCGAGTGGGTATCCCAACAGAGAACCAGGCAGCCCTCTTCTTGACCACATAGCCTCCAGCCCACACTAGTTGGGAGGAGGTCAGCTAGAAACTAGGATTTTATCATGAATTTAAAAGGTTCCCTGGAAGAGAAAAGTTAAGTGGTTAAAAGTCACAGAATTCTGAGGGGCATCCATTCCCAAACTTAACTGCACCCTTAGTCCCAGTTAATGGAACCAGGAAGTCTTCCTAGAAGATCAGGAGTTACCTGCTTTTAGTCAATTTTCTCAAGAGATTTGCCAGTTGAGCAGACAAGTAAAGACTTGGTCTCCTTGGGCCTGGCTAAGAAAAGGGGCCAATGGAGAGGCCAGATTGAGGCAATAATTGGAATCTTGGACAAGGGAAGGATGAACAAATTGATGGGTGATGTTGCAGGGAATtgaatgagagtgaaaaaatgTGTGGTTGGCCCCCATGCTGGTATCCTGGTTTACTTTGCAGTGAGTGGCAGCATaggtggggaggcaggaggacGTTGCCTTATGCTGCTTGTTTCTTTGACCAGGGTTTGGGTGATGATGTCTTCTGTCCCAGGTCACACCTTCTGAACTAGGGCTAGCAGCAGTAAGGAAGTATCCCCACGCCAACCTTCCCACCCCAAGCAACTCACTCATTGTCCAGGCAGATGTTTCCGCAGTAGGTCCAGCAGCATGTGTGATTTGGAAAGGAACATTCCCTTAATTTAGTGCATCTTTTTACACAATACCTTAATGATGGAGGCTGTACCCAGCACTGATCAGTGTCTCTTATTTCATCTGGAATCAAGAGGGTAGAAGTTGGCAGTGTCTATCCACCCACCACTTGGACAAGAAACCCTTTCTCAAGTTGAAATATCCTTGAGCTCTAAGCCACAAAGTATTTTTCTGCCCTTGAAGAGAATCCCTCTGTGAATCCTAGCCAGTGGCTTTTTACAGAAGACCATCCTTATATGGCATGACTTCCCTCTTACCACATGTTCCCACAGCATTGCAGGGCTTCGGGTTCTGTCCAGGTTGCCTAAAGATGGGGACATCCTTCACTAGGACAACCCCaatacagataacaccacctcACCAAGTCTGTTCCCATATAACTTTAGATTGCAAGGTCTGCAATAGTCTCTAGCTCAGATTTCCATACCCGATTTTCAGATTAGAAAACTGTGGGTTCAGACGGAAGCTGTGTTGGTCTTTCCTCCACCCAAGGTGGTCTGACATTGGCCACTATTGTAACCTGCTAGGTTATGGACTGTGGGCAAAAGCTACATTCCCTTTCCATGTACCCACTATGGCTTTCAGAGCTGGGGAAGGAAGCTTGAGGAGATGCCAGTTTGGGAACAGCCAACCTAATCTTTCTTGGACGTCTCTTGCTTGAAGGAGGACTATTTTCATTTAAAGGGTGATCCTAGAAATGTGGGCTCTGAATCAGTTATACTAGACACCTCAGACCTGGGCAAAGCACCCTCCTCCCTGGCCATAGCACCTACAGGGAATTTTGTCCTTGAGGCCTCCCAGCACAGGCAGAAACATCACAAGCTCATAGGTGAGAAGCTCGAGGAGAAGAATCCAGGGCTTCATGGTCGTTTCTACGTGTGTTTGGGTTAGGTTTTGGCAGAAGGCAGGTCTTTTCCCGATGCTACTAGAGATAGACAGGAATTAAGAGGACAGgataggaaagaaagagaaatgcttgtgaatattttattgttcttCTCCTACTTTTCCTTTCCACCCGCTGGCACCCAACAACACAGCAAACTAGCCAATGACTTCCCTGGACTTCTTCCCCATTCACATTAGGTACCCCTTCCTTtatgaaattacttttttttttaaggcgttgttttttttctaatcaaAAAGCAGTCTACCTTCAGGTTGTATTGTTAAAGCAAAAAACTACAaacaggagggcttccctggtggctcagtggtataaagaatccacctgccaacgtggGAAACACGAGtgtgatctctggtctgggaagaccccacgtgccacaactactgaacctgtgctctggagcctggaagcTGAAACTACCGAGCCCCCGAGCTGCCACTGCTGAAGCCCGAgcactagagcctgtgctcggcaacacgAGGAGCCGCTGGAACGAGACGCtcatgcactgcagctagagagcgGCCGCCACTCACCGAAACAAGACAAAAGCcagcacagcaaccaagacccagcacggcaaattaaaaaaaaagaggaaatgggtAAGCGCTATCCATTATTCCACCACCCAAAGATAACTATAATGTGTATGCTTTTTTATGTTGTGGTCATTATTTTACGaaattggaaaaataagaatatttgaaataatctGATCTGTTGGTTAAGAACACAGGTAACAGGATGATAGAGTGGAAGTTTTAGTTGCGACCTTAAGACAGAGTGGATGAGCTAGATGACTCAGCAGGACTTGAGAAGAGTTGCTGACCCGACTTAGAAGCAAGACTTTCACATAACgctgtgaagcaactatactccagtaaaaattaataaaattgttaaaaaccggaaaaaaaaaatgccatctgCATAGATGATCCAAAGTTGAAGGAGTTATAAGACAGGGTGTTGTAGGAGATCTCATTGGTCAAAAGCTTTGCCCAGAGAAGTAGACATGCTGTCTTCTAATTCCCAGTTGGGAGCATAAGCTCTGTGGATGCCGCTCCGAGTCTCCAGTATGTCCCCAACATTGGAGACTTGTATTCCAGTCATGACTGAAGACTCTGAAGAGCCAGGAACTTTTCTAAAGTGACCTGTAGTAGCAGAGAAGAGGGCTACAGTTTGAGAAGTGTCTGAATTGTAAATGGCCTGATGCCATTTTGTGTCTCCAATGAACTCTTGAAATCACCCATTAAAGGGGACCAAAAGCCCAATGCCAGCCAGTGATCACACCTACTGTGTAAGGACTTTCCCAATCTCTCTTAGAGGTCCTTCCTCCCCCTACTACTCAGGAGCCAGAAACTTTTTTAAACCAACTGGGGACGGAGGAACAGAATCACAAAGAACCCAAGAGAAAGATGTTGGCCACATCCTCTTCCACAGCTGGAGCCTCTGAGAAAAAGGAGGATCCACAGTTCTAAACAATTTAGGAAGTTGTGGCTAATTTTGTGGGCCTGCACATTTTAATGATTAGGTTGAGAAAATGTTTTGTGACTAAAGTCACAGAAGTTGTGGGCAGCTACCAAAGTTTTCCTGAAGAAGCAAGGAAAAAACTAGCTGTtacctgaataaaataaaatctattctgAATAAATACATTCTGAATAAAATCTAACGgaacggggtggggaggggacaaaAATAATATGATCACATCACACAAGTCATGCCAACAATACAATGATAAATATTATGATCATTCCCTGTGTCAtgaagaaaacaggcaaaaattcATACATTTGTAGAGTTGCCATTCTAGTTAAGTAAGAGAATAAGGAAATACATATTTGATAGTAAGCACTCaggagaaaacaaagaagcagaaaaaagatgaaatagcCTGCTGATAACTGGCAGCTGAGGGGTGAAGGCAGTTGGGAGATAGGCGGAGGAGACTTAATTAGAAGTCCCTGCCCTCTCCCATCTGCTTCCTTCATCCTTTATCTGCTGTCTTGCTCTCTTAAAaccaaacaggaagaaaaatgaaagaatctaAGAAAAGGGTAAAATTCTGATATCGCGAATTACATAGTAACAAGGTAGAGGTTAGAGGTTGTTTCTCTCTCTGAAAGTCTTTGTTTAGAAGTTTTCAATCCAGCAGGAGACtacactgtccaatatggtagctacTGGCACCTATGACTATATAGATTAATTAAAGTGcaagataaacaacaaagatttattgtatagctcagggaattaTACCCAGTATCTTGATGGAATATaaccataaaaaacaaaacctatgcagttcacctgaaactaacacactgttatcaatcaactatacgtcaattaaaaattaaacttaagtTTAGTTTCCAGGCATTTCAGGCTTCAATATCCACACGAAGCTAGTGGCTATTCTATCAGATAAGTTAGATGTAGAATatctccatcatcacagaaaattcTATGAAACCACACTCCTCGGAATGAAACAAAATGCCTTTGCTTAAAAGCAAGGCTAGTACTAGAGATCATTTAAAAGGTGTGGAATTTTTCAAAGGGATCTTTGAAAACTCATTGTCCACTCAGAATATATGAAATTTGGAAGTTGCAAAAATGTACATTTGAGGCATGTACATTTAGGAGATGAGGAGAGACAGTAAGAGAAGGAGATTaatgaaagaagaggaaagaaaaagcccTTAAAAGGTAAAAGAGCTACTCcattggtggtccaggggttaagacacCACGCTTACAAtacagggagcatgggttcgatcctggttggggaactaagatctcacatgccccatGGCACAATCAAAAAACTGAAAGGTAAAAGATCAGATGTCTGGGGGCTTCCACTCAGATGTTTATATATGCTCTCCAACCATGTCCATTCAGAACCCACATTCTTGCCAGCCTGCTTCAGCAGGATATGGGGAAGGCAAATTGTGAAGTTCACCTACTGACGCATTGAGCATTGGGCAATATTTATAACAAAGCATACAACCTAACTGGTGAAGCTCCAAGCCAAAGGAGAACTCTCTTTAAGCACAGTGGGCTTCCAGAAATCCTGTAAATCACTCACATTTTTTTTGCACTGGAAAGCCAGCTAAGAGTGGTAAGATTCCCAGTCCTTGGGCCGGGCTCAGTGTTCTGCTGATCCTCCAAAGGGAGCAGCATATAGCAAGACAGATATGCAATGAGGATGCTCTGTTAACCACTCATAGGCAGGGGTGAGGCATAAGAGAACTGGGTGGAGTTGGGCATGGATGGGACAGGCCTCTGGATTCTTGACACCCCTGCCTTTTGCAcacaggaggaggaagacagacaCAATAAACTCAAAGCAATGGGCTCTATGAAGCTGTTTATTTGTATTCAAAAATAGCATTCTAGACGCAAGTTTGCCAGAGCTTTGAGATCTGTTCATTTAAAGAGCCTCATTCTTCGTCCTGTTCTCTGAGCTTCTCACTTGTCCCTAGAAGGCTTGTTCAGGATCCTGGGGATGCCCAGTCCCCTTCTTTACACACCACAGGTGTACTAAATGATCCCAGGGAGGGAAAATATCATCCCGTCCAGGCTGGATACCAACTCACATACGGAGATCTGGGTGAATCTTTTGGTCCTGATGACATAAGGTGTGTGGCAATGAAATGGTCTCGAGGCATCACAAAGACACAAAACTACTGCCCCCTCCTCCAAATTCAGGGTCCTGGGCTTTCTAGATGTTAAAGGACAGAAGAGGGGCTTTCTAGTCAGGGATACTGTCATCTTGTTTAATCTCTGCTCCTTTTACCGAGAGCACTTCAGACAGTCCCCATGCCCTCTCTATCAACTGTCTTATTCGTACATCGGGCAATAATCCCCATTTAACAGGAAGAGTGTTGACATTACTGGGCAGGAAACTCACCTGAGCAAGCCACAAACAAGAGCTCACGCCTCAAAACCCTTACCTCCACCTACCTCTGAAGGTATCTGAGTAGAGTGTCTGCAGTAACAGGCTGAGTTTTTTTATCTGGCTTCTTCCTACTGGGAGAGTTgcggggtggggtagggggtggtgGCAGGGGGTTGTGGTCTGGAACAGGgggcagaagaggagaaaaagtcAGTTCAAAGGCTGGGAACTTAAAGGTGATTTTGGTTGCAGCCCATCTTTCCTTCCCACTCAGGAACATATAGGTCACATCACAGCCTCTTTGATATTTACCCATCGAGAAGTCCTGGATTTCCTTTGATATGAGAAGTGTCTCCTGCTAAGCCAGGAAGAACACTATGTACCTACTCACTTTCTCACCCACAAATTCCAGCTGccttactttaaaagaaaaggaaaaaaaaaacaggactttTGAATAAAAGTGTTCAACAGGATATTGTCCAGATAATCAGTAATTAATGTCATACAGATGCTTGACAATAGGCATTTATGTTAAGAGAGGGCTGTGCAATTATGCGAAACCacattttgtgaaatatttacaTGATTCATTGAGAGTGGAGAGGATGGGTAACAAAAGCTACCCATGATGATTCAAAATGTGAGAAGACAAAGAATTGTACATAGTAAATatgcaaagaaactaaaaagacagTATAACAGGGCTTATGTTAATTCCAGGCAGTGAGATGATCATCTTTTTTAAcactctttgtctcttttcttataaattactttgtaattagaaaatagaaatagattacatcttccagaaaaaaaaaacaaaaaacttgtgtTCACAAAAGAGGAAGATTAGCTATGAGAGGAGGACCGTCCCTGTAGGAGCCCCAGGGTCACAGGAGTGGGCCGTGGTGAGGGGCAGGCCAGGGGAGGAAACAAGGGCTCCTTGCTCTGCCCCGGCTTGGCCAGGAGaggcagccaggagcccaggatcacctctccttccttcccttcccctctccccactcagcTGTCCAGGGGAGTTCGGGCCAGACAGAGCGCTCACCACTCCGGCCAGAGTCATGAGAACCCTGACTCTGCTGTCCA
This genomic interval from Cervus canadensis isolate Bull #8, Minnesota chromosome 10, ASM1932006v1, whole genome shotgun sequence contains the following:
- the WFDC9 gene encoding protein WFDC9 yields the protein MKPWILLLELLTYELVMFLPVLGGLKDKIPYEIRDTDQCWVQPPSLRYCVKRCTKLRECSFPNHTCCWTYCGNICLDNE